The Carcharodon carcharias isolate sCarCar2 chromosome 15, sCarCar2.pri, whole genome shotgun sequence genome includes a window with the following:
- the LOC121288559 gene encoding tumor necrosis factor receptor superfamily member 9-like — translation MEGALLLALLVLSVKVSLGSDCSAGSFLNSQNEKCTPCPAGSYTESPNRSHSCKRCQLCYGGKFLILESCTATSNTKCSCVEGFKCTTMECTSCEAHKVCKKGQEVQKKGDSFRDTICRDCRHGTYSNTEGEVCKSWTNCLEQGLQVMRIGSQTTDNICGDPLTIPTIPTSSVRLITRAPKQSKKPSEDESQIEGIAGIFAIILLLCIFIPFSLFIVVQRIKQKHLPLDVVNHEDLPVALVTAVDDRCSYHCPEEEMGDWQLRQETTPKPPE, via the exons GCTCGTTTCTGAATTCTCAAAATGAGAAGTGCACACCCTGTCCAGCAGGATCGTATACAGAGAGTCCGAACAGAAGTCATTCCTGCAAAAGGTGTCAGCTATGTTATGGAG gtaagtttttGATTCTGGAGTCCTGCACAGCAACCTCCAACACCAAGTGTAGTTGTGTCGAGGGTTTCAAGTGTACGACCATGGAATGCACATCCTGTGAAGCCCACAAAGTGTGCAAAAAAGGACAGGAAGTGCAGAAGAAGG GTGACTCGTTCAGGGATACAATTTGCCGTGATTGCAGACATGGTACATATTCCAACACAGAGGGGGAAGTTTGTAAATCCTGGACAAA CTGTTTGGAACAAGGTCTCCAAGTGATGAGGATCGGTTCCCAGACAACGGACAATATATGTGGAGATCCATTGACAATCCCAACGATTCCAACCAGCTCAGTACGACTTATAACCAGAGCCCCAAAACAGTCAAAGAAGCCAAGCGAAG ATGAATCACAGATTGAGGGGATTGCTGGGATTTTCGCCATAATTCTGCTGCTGTGTATCTTCATCCCTTTCAGTTTGTTCATAGTTgtgcagaggataaaacagaaacACCTCCCACTGGATGTGGTGAATCATG AGGATCTTCCGGTTGCCCTGGTGACTGCAGTGGATGATCGGTGCAGCTATCATTGTCCTGAAGAGGAGATGGGAGACTGGCAGCTCCGGCAAGAGACCACTCCCAAACCTCCCGAATGA